In Dama dama isolate Ldn47 chromosome 9, ASM3311817v1, whole genome shotgun sequence, the following proteins share a genomic window:
- the NUDT12 gene encoding NAD-capped RNA hydrolase NUDT12: MSSVKRSLNQEIISQFHYSAAEGDIAKLTAILSHSPSLLNETSENGWTALMYAARNGHPDVVQFLLEKGCDRSIVNKSRQTALDIAKFWGYKHIANLLANAKGGKKPWFLTNEVEECENYFSKTLLDRKSEKRNNSDWLLAKESHPATVYILFSDLNPLVTLGGNKESFQQPEVRLCQLNYTDIKDYLAQPEKITLIFLGVELEMKKEFFNYAGEFSKEEEDGLVAWFALGIDTVAAEEFKQRHENCYFLHPPMPALLQLKEKEAGVVAQARSVLAWHSRYKFCPTCGNATKIEEGGYKRVCLKEDCPSLHGVHNTSYPRVDPVVIMQVIHPDGTKCLLGRQKRFPPGMFTCLAGFIEPGETIEDAVRREVEEESGVKVGHVQYVSCQPWPMPSSLMIGCLAVAVSTEIKVDKNEIEDARWFTREQVVDVLTKGKQQAFFVPPSRAIAHQLIKHWIGMNPNL, from the exons ATGTCTTCTGTAAAAAGAAGTCTGAATCAAGAAATAATATCCCAGTTTCACTATTCAGCTGCAGAAGGAGATATTGCCAAGTTAACAGCAATACTCAGTCATTCTCCATCTCTTCTcaatgaaacttctgaaaatgGCTGGACTGCTTTAATGTATGCTGCAAGGAATGGGCACCCAGATGTTGTCCAATTTCTACTTGAGAAAGG GTGCGACAGATCCATTGTCAACAAATCAAGGCAGACTGCACTGGATATAGCTAAATTTTGGGGTTATAAGCATATAGCTAACTTATTAGCTAATGCTAAAGGTGGGAAGAAGCCTTGGTTCCTAACCAATGAGGTGGAAgaatgtgaaaattattttagCAAGACACTACTGGACcggaaaagtgaaaaaagaaataattctgaCTGGCTGTTAGCAAAAGAAAGCCATCCAGCCACAGTTTATATCCTTTTCTCAGATTTAAATCCCTTGGTTACTCTAGGTGGCAATAAAGAAAGTTTTCAACAGCCAGAAGTCAGGCTTTGTCAGCTGAACTACACAGATATAAAGGATTATTTGGCTCAGCCTGAGAAGATCACCTTGATTTTCCTTGGAGTAGAACTTGAAATGAAAAAAGAGTTTTTTAATTATGCTGGGGAATtctcaaaagaagaagaagatgggTTGGTTGCCTGGTTTGCTTTAGGTATAGATACTGTTGCTGCTGAAGAATTTAAGCAAAGGCATGAAAATTGTTATTTTCTTCATCCACCAATGCCAGCTCTTTTgcaattgaaagaaaaagaagctg GAGTTGTAGCTCAAGCAAGATCTGTTCTCGCCTGGCACAGCCGGTATAAGTTCTGCCCAACCTGTGGAAATGCAACTAAAATTGAAGAAGGTGGCTATAAAAGAGTATGCTTAAAAGAAGACTGTCCTAGTCTCCATGGTGTTCACAATACATCATACCCAAGAGTTG atccAGTGGTAATCATGCAAGTTATTCATCCTGATGGGACCAAATGTCTTTTAGGCAGGCAGAAGAGATTTCCTCCAGGCATGTTTACTTGCCTCGCTGGATTTATTGAACCTG GGGAGACAATAGAAGATGCTGTCCGGAGAGAAGTAGAAGAGGAAAGTGGAGTCAAGGTGGGCCATGTTCAGTATGTCTCTTGTCAACCGTGGCCAATGCCCTCCTCCTTAATGATTGGTTGCTTAGCTGTGGCAGTGTCTACAGAAATTAAAGTTGACAAGAATGAAATAGAGGATGCCCGCTGGTTCACTAGAGAACAG